In the genome of Aedes aegypti strain LVP_AGWG chromosome 2, AaegL5.0 Primary Assembly, whole genome shotgun sequence, the window ctgatgcaattttcttaaaactccgtCATGTAGtagccacattataaccgattctggaaattaccagtgacttgaaatttgcctaaaaaaaatgtgtgctatacaatacaataccaggtaataaggagctgctctgaaaaaatcatacaaatcggttcagtattcttggagaaatatgaaaattatgatatgaggttttttagagttttcaagatctttatttgtccagggtGGTACCAGAaatataaatgctcattactcaaagacggctacaccaaattgcttcattttttcacaacatactcgaattaatgtatcatttcgaggagtgaatatccgaatacggtAAAAATTCtatagcctgagatatttacgtgggttatggctacgcgtcggtctcccaaggaattttggagtaTCTCTGGAttcagatgaccaattatcaatatcgacacatattctgaAAATAGGTTTCTTTGTATGCAATTGCATACTTTTGCAGAAAATTTCTGCTTATCTTCTATTCAGAAGTGCTTACCATTCTTCCATAGCTGAAAATAAATAGTTTGGTGAGTTGGCTCAGAGCATagcatgacttcattggtccTGAGCCAGCTATTCCAGTTACCTAGTGCTTGGTGAAACTTCAGATCAATTCGTGAACGGCagctcagcacaagcaatactgaaatagtttggagtcgccctttttagggcgctgtttgaACCCATTGTGATATGTAGCTATATGCTCTCATTTCACTTATGCGATTtcccctcttcaagggaccccatccctatttcctcccatctttctctttccttcctttctcgtcgggtagatgatgaaataggcttacatatggcgatggcacaaatcttgcaaatggcggggaacgtgcctctggagccggtcttctgatacctgatattatagagcgaagagcaaaacaacccaaaaaccgaaccttaaACGCgttaactcaaatttgagttagTGGCAGAGTACTGAAAGTTGAGTGATTTGATgtgccggttgagtgaaaatAACTTAGCCAATAGGTAATTTTCGAATGGCTGCAAATGGGAACAACTTCCACGCCATTAACTCAAAATTTGGTTAAAGCACGAACCTCCCGAATTGAGTTcaatgaactcatttttgagtaCATAATATTCTCTATGTACAGAAATTATTATTgtaattcctccaaaagttccaCTCGacatttttcagggatttcctctAGAACATCATGCAGGAAATTATGCAAGGTTTcgtttggaaaattttacaataattattttaagaGATTCGGAgatgtttgaaaaacttttctctTTCTTTATCATCTATTTTGTCAGAGATATCTTTCGTTGGAAGATGATGATggattttgttgaggaatatctaagtattttttttctagcaATTCCCACCAATTATTTCAGAAAAGTTCCCTTAGCATCTTCTTGGACAAATTCCAAATTGGGATTCCGGAAGAATTCTTTGAGGACTTCTTTGGCGAAATTTTCTGAGGGTTTCATTGTAAAAAATGAGGGTATCATTAGAATAAAATATGGTTGAATTCTTCAAGGTATCTCAAATGAAAATCCTGGGGGAATTACCTTGGAAAGTTTTGAGCATATAGCTCAATGAACTCTGCTCAATGAAATCTTTGAATTAATAGCTGAAGTGAACTTCAAGCAAATACCTGAATAACATTCTAATgaactttctaaaaaaaatcattcaaaatatgtAGCGATTTTCGATGCAAAGTCAAGAGGAATTCCCACAGAAACTTGTAGAAATGCGCTCTGAGAGATGTTTTGTCGAATTCTCTGAGAAATCCTTATTGAAACGAGTAACCCAGTTTTTAGTTCGCCTTCCAGGCATGAGGACTCTGAAGTTCAACTCTCAGTCCTATTGGTTCTTATTCGTATCGGTATCTAACTTTTCATTAAATGACTTTAAtgaaaccctagctacgcctcTGTTCTTCACTTCAAGGCGTCGCTAGACGCATGATGTACAAACGAgtctatcgatcgcaaggtttttggatcgattccaggttgccgcaaAAACAGTTTtcgtttttaaattttagtttcattagaaaaatctatgaatttcaacccaatTCAACTtcaatttcttgtggcgaatatTTAAAAGGGAttcctatgtatttcgatagtccatttgcctaagtgtgcTAGTGGAAAATTTTCCATTTGAAGGATCGAATatcaattggtcggtgttcagacagatcaGACTGAATTTTTGACCTTGTTAAGATAAATCAAAAACTCTAATTCTGTTTATCCGAAGctgttttgatacagatgtCCTATTAGGTAGATAATGTTCCTACATTACAGCAAATAATGAAAGTATTTAGACAATCGACTAGCAACGAGCCAATGAACGCCCAATAATGGTAGAGTCGAAAtatattcattgaaattttgttggGACTGGAGCGGAAATCGAAACCACACTCCTAGGATCGATTCGACTAAATGGTTAGTGACACTAACCGCAAATCAGAAAGCCCACAACATGAAATATGTTTGTATGACTATCATTATGTACATAGTTTAAACATTGTACACATTTGAAAGTGGTTGAATAGTTAAACACACCCATGTTAAACTCTATAAAATATATACTAAATAAACCATGATTGAACTACATACATATGTACTGAGAACTAAAGGTAAAACATAGAAAAACATTTTAATGACTTTGGAAGGCGAACCATGAAGCGTGAAAATCTAACTAGAATAATGATGTTTTAATCACATAATCTCTACAGATGAACTGGGTGATTTCGACCCGGAGACGCACACCGGCGAGTACGTTTCATCGTTGAAAATTGCTCTTCGGCAAACCGAGCAGTTGGAGAAAAAGGCGATGGAGCTACACAGAAAGCGCGAACCGGGACAAGAAACAGCGGCAGTGTTCGATGAGTTTGTTGGGATTGCTCGAAGTCTGGAAACCTACGGTATCGATCCCCACCCGGTGAAGGATCATCGCGGTACGCAACTCTACTTGGGAATCAACTTTTCTGGTATCAGTACATTTGCAGCGGGACGAAGGGCACAGCATTTTCGGTGGCCTGAAGTGCACAAAATCAACTTTGAAGGCAAGATGTTCATCATTCACCTGGCGTACACGGATGATCGACGCGAAGTGGTAGGTGTAAATTTCGATGGGGTTTTATAAGGCATCAATTGATGGAAGCTTcttttcttctagaaaaagcACACAGTTGGCTTTAAATGTCCGTCTGGATCTGCTTGCCGATATGTATGGCGATGTGCCATAgaacaaatgttattttttacgTAAGTGTTTCTGGtaataaggcagcgtccatataTTACGTGACGctcaaattggaaatttttgaacccATATAGGcctttttaacccgtataggcctgcaATAGTTTTGGGATTGTGAACTTTCCTTTATTCTTTTTAAGCAATGTAGGGTAATACTTTCTTTGACTATGGTGAACATTATATCGTTCTATTCAAAGATTTAATGGTATATGTGTGTAACACTTCCATATAATTGGCTCTTTGATATCAATCGAGCAATGTTGTCATCTATAGCCAGAATTTGAAACCTTACATgaccattttggaaagttaTCAATCTATGCTTCAACTTGGCTGCTGAcgtcatattttatttaatgtttAACCTGCATATTTTTACAACCCATTGTTTCACATCTCCCTATACAGTCTTCCAACAAGCCAACAAGCAGCGGTGATGTCCGGTGGTGGATTCTTCTCCTGGGGTACCAAATTTAAATATTCCGGACGAACTGAGCGCGAAATTTTGTCCGAGTCGCTGAACGCCCTCCGGCAGCAGAAACTGAACAACACTAGTCCCAGTAAGAGAAAAGCCCAGAGCGTCCCAGCAACTCCTTCTAGTCCTCAAGGTGATCTAGCGGAAATTCGTAAGTCGCGTAAGTAACATCGTGTTTGACCAGACGAGAACTTATcgggtttcgttttttttttgtcttactATCACAGGGTATAGCAGCCTTCCACGATCGACAATGTCCGAGCCCCTGGGCGGTTGCAATGACCACCATATGGTATCGTCAGTTTACTGCACCGATAATCCACTGCCAACGTTGGAAACCGTATCGGAGGAAGCGCGAAAAACGAACGGTGAAAGTAACGATCACCTGTCGGATTACTACTTCCGGGATTCGTTCGACCATTCCTCATCCGAGTCCGGGTTCACCAGCAATGTGATCGAGAATCGACTCGGTTCTCATCTACTCCACCGCCAAACCTATACTTCCGATAACATTTCCTCGCTGGCGATGCACAGCATGGCGAACAACTCTGCGCTGATTCAGCAACAAAATGCCAGCAACAgtgcaaaaaacgtgaaaaagtTTTCCCTGATCCAAGCTTTCGTGCCATCGTTTTTCTTTGTGGTCGTGGTTTTAGCAGTGTCCGCCGTGTACATTTTGGAATCCGATTCGGATATGTTCAGTACGATGAAAAACTGGCCGGAGATGATTTGTTTGCGCTATCAGTATTACCAACCGTTGAAGGAGTTCTTAGCGAAAAAGTTCGGTGCTATATTCTGATTCGTTTTGGTGAAGCCAAACGGCGATGGAGGGTCGGATAGAGGTGCAGACGATGGTTACTACCCAAGGGCGGTCAGTTACGCAGAGGGACGGGAACTTGGGGGGAATGATAGCCAGATGACCCTGACGTTGACTTTGCCCATCACGAGACAAATGTAAAGACCGGACGAGAAACATTTGCGAGTAGTTATTTACATCGAATCGAGATTTATTATATGCATATCAGTATTGTTGAGTATGAGTACTTTAGATTTTCCCAGTATTTAAAAATGCTTTTAATAAGATGAACGGAAATGAGTTTAATTGCAGGTATGTCctagtattattttgagtttcATGATTGAAATACAGTTATGGTGTCTtgaaaaaaagaataataaatttatttatgaattataCATTTTTCGTACACACTTGCATTGGTTGCATTGGTTTCTCAAATTCATCAACCAATAGAGAATACAAGAAGATATTGAGTAAGgcagttcaaaattaaaaaaaaaaacaatacccCATACCTTCCttatcatccttaccataaaaattaaGTTCTGTGCAATTCTCAGCTTTTTCTGTGGGGATTTAAAGGTTCAAAGACAATGTATAATCCTACTATGGAAATTACCaaagagaaattttgaaaaatattccataTACGTTAGTACTGGTATGTAAGGACAAACTTATCTTCACGTAGTCAACAAGTATGATATActagtgatgcaaattttgaaatgttggctcccctatgcttaaacgatttatattatggtaaatagcatcctcccaaagtttgaaatgattcggaagaaatttgactgtgcacaagccatttgaagtttacaaggagattgctatggaaaacgccaactttttgtgttcacgcctctatctcttcgacataatattttatggaaaagtgaacaatctctgctcatgtgaaatcctttcagttacaactttgctgaagaccacattttgataggacttaagcataaattgctatttttaatcataaactaggtttgcattttgcatgcttaactaACTGCtaggcaggcaacagtggtgctcctagCGGgcagaatagatcaaagtaaaccaggctactatgttctacagcaaaacagcagtgttgctctgaatttaattgaatgatcatctcagcatgatttacactttgttagcaataataacaaattatccttaagtcctaccaaaatgtggtcttcggcaaagttgtagctggtaCGAGTTCACATGAGCAGTGTatattcacttttccatagattattattacgagcagttaggcagcatccatttattacgtaactctaaaatttgaaattttcgaccccctcccccccctccgtaacgctttttgtatggattttttttaaattttgtatgagtcgtaacgctcgagcttaccccctccccccccccttcgagcgttacgtaatttgtggatgccgccttatatgactgaacacaaaaggtttgccttttccatagtaatttccatagaaacttcaaatggcctgtgcacagccaaatttcttccaaatcacttcaaatttttggagaatgattttcatcataattgacaccgtttaagcataggggagcaaaaacttcaaaatttgcatcagtctattgaTACACATGTACTGCCATATAGACATGTATGGAGCAATTATGCGAATAAGAACAGTATAGgctcaaacgcaatgatagcggaatggcaacggaaagcggaaccggttcgccagcatgaactacaacaagcttgtcgactcagtgttagttcaatttcattcgttgtcagctcagtcgagatggtgtggtTCATCCTGGCGAACCGgtaccgcattccgttgccgttccgctataattgcgtttgggccttatgGGAGGAGAAGATAACTCActcgggaaatctgaaaacaacgctgcgcataactgcataacagtcacattcgacatttttgacaaattggagttaataccatggagagtcatcaaatgataagtACTTTAGATCAACTtattgaaatctgtgagattgttctagaaaattcgaaaaaatagcaagttgttttgtcacattggtaattataaccgcataacagtcacattgagactataaatgagcctcgtaatgtaataccaatgaaatttctatcagaattattttctaactattcacctagtatgcgatatttttttttttttttattagtatcattccaaacattacattcatttcttatatctaggtgttctgtgttatttgacaacactatcatcctaatttggtaaaacaaatttaagttttaattaacattttgttaacaacatattacatttcatttgccgtatcagttcagtttttttacaggtgcgttgatttcacctgcttataagagaaaaaaaaaaaagtttttaatatacttaacctaacttaacctaaacatataacgcattaatcgtggcaatagaagattgtaacgatttttgcctgaaattattaatgattgtatttgacatttgttccaatgtttcaacattggatattctttgtaactcattggtactataccagggaggaagcctcagaatcattttcaaaattttattttgaattctctgcagagctttcttcctggtattacaacagctagtccatattggtacagcatacaacatggctggcctgaaaatttgtttgaatatcaacagcttgttcttaagacaaagttttgattttctattaataaggggatagagacattttacatatttattacatttggcttgaatgctctcaatgtgatttttgaaagttaaattcttatctagcatgagccctagatacttaacttcatctgaccaattaattggaacccctctcatcgtgacaacatgtctacttgaaggtttcaaataaagagcttttggtttatgtgggaatattattagttgagttttggaagcattaggagaaatcttccatttctgcaagtatgaagaaaaaatatccaaacttttttgcaatcgactacagatgacacgcaggcttcgtcctttggcggagaggcctgtgtcatccgcaaacaaagatttttgacatccctgaggtagctcaggtaagtcagatgtgaaaatattgtataatattggtcccaaaatgctgccttgaggaacaccagctcttacaggaagtctttcagatctggagttctgataattaacctgaagtgtacgatttgacagataactttgaattattctaacaatgtatgttggaaaattaaagttttttaattttacaatcaaaccttcatgccaaacactgtcgaatgctttttctatgtctagaagagcaagaccagtagaatagccttcagatttgttggaatggataaaatttgttacacgtaaaagttgatgagtggtcgaatgtccatggcggaatccgaactgttcattggcaaaaattgaattttcgttgatgtgggccatcattctgttcaaaataaccttttcaaaaagtttactgatggaggaaagcaaactgattggacgatagctagaagcttctgcaggatttttttctggttttaaaattggaacaaccttagcatttttccatttgtcaggaaaatatgctaattgaaaacatttgttaaatatatcaactaaaaatgataagctactttctggaagtttcttgatgaggatgtagaaaattccatcatcgccaggagctttcatgtttttgaatttttttataatagttctcacttcttccaaatcagtctcccaggcattttcgaaaacgttctcttgattgagaatattttcgaactcctgagtaacttcattttcaattggactagtaagtcctaaattaaaattgtgcgcactttcaaactgcatagcaagtttttgagctttttcgcaattagttagtaataatttgttttcctctttcaatgccggtattggcttctgaggtttttttcaagattttcgataatttccaaaagggcttagagccagggtccaattgagaaattttattttcaaaatttttgtttcttaattgagcaaaatgtttcttgatttctttctgcaaatcctgccatataattttcatagcaggatcgcgagtgcgttgaaattgccttctcctcacgtttttaagacggatcaagagtttaagatcatcgtctataatcacggattcaaattttacttcacattttggaattgcaatgctccgggcttcaacaatggaatttgttaaagtttcaagagcattgtcaatatcaagtttagtttctaaagaaatgttaacatcaagattggagtcaacatacgttttatatatattccagtcagctcgtaaataattgaaagtggagctgataggattgagaatcgcttcttgggatatttggaatgtaacagggacatgatcagaatcaaaatcagcatgagtaatcagttggctacaaagatgactagagtcggttaagaccaaatcaatcgtagatggatttctagaagaggaaaaacatgtggggctatcagggtattgaattgagaaatatcctgaagagcactcatcaaataaaattctgccgttggaattactttgagaattattccatgaccgatgtttggcattgaagtcaccaatgacaaaaatttttgacttattgcgagtcaatttttgcaagtcagtttggagcaaattaacttgctgcccagagcattgaaaaggcaaataggcagctatgaaagtatatttaccaaactgtgtttcaacagaaacacctaaagtttcaaaaactttagtttcaaatgatgaaaacagttgatgttttatacgcctatgaatgatgattgcaactcccccacatgccccatcaagtcgatcattacgataaacaaaaaagttaggatctcttttgagtttagatccaggttttaaatacgtttcggtaataactgctatatgcacgttattaaccgtaagaaaattaaacagctcgtcctctttaccattcagagaacgagcattccaatttaaaatatttaaattattatttggatccattagaaaaacgtaatccaataacaatttgatttgtaaattttacacctacttggactgcttcagtcatagtggtggctttgaacattgcatcaatcattagattcaattgttcagttagaaaattaaaatcagaggcagacatgtcatgtgattttcccattagaattttcggtagacgaagaagctgagtaagagttacctgtggcggtagggttttttccatttgatttgaaacaagtagaatgggtagccatggatcgaacaggggaggagttcaaatttcctgctacgatatcggcaaaggatttaccgtgggtagatacattcgaaattgaaagattcgaacggctacccgacggattaaaattagtttgtgaatgagcatgattatgatcttcctgatgggtatgattcatgatcaagcgatcgttaactgaaaaatgagcattgttcgatactctaccaggcaaattccggaaacgaccgttatcgtaacggatattatctttcatctgcctggcacgagcctcaatgaccttattgcgtgaaggacaattccaaaaattggacttatggttagccccgcaattacaacatatgaatttggtggtatcttccttcactggacagacgtctttggcgtgagaagaacctccgcaaatcatgcatttagcatccatgcgacaattttttgtaccatgaccccacttttggcaccgacggcactgagtggggttctggtaatttcctccaggtttctggaaatgttcccatgtcacacggacatcaaacaaaagttttgctttttctaaagctttaatattatttagttcttttttgttaaagtgaactaaataaaattcttgagaaagccctttccgaacaatgccagattgggttctctttttcataatgattacttggactggggaaaatccaagtaaatcatttattccatttttgatctcttcaggtgatttatagtcacttgagagacctttcaagacaactttgaacaaacgatcagttttgtcgtcataagtaaaaaatttgtgcttcttctcttcaagatgtttgagaagaagctcacgatctgtaagagtttccggcaaaacgcgacagtctcctttctttgcgatttggaaggaaaccttgattcccctaatggagttcaagatctcctgcctaaatcccccaaattcggaacaactgaccacgataggcggcactctttgcttcctcacttgaatcaaagagcctgggctagaggctgcttcgatttggtgttcggaaaaattgtctagagcatcgaactgattgctcatttcgatacaattattcatttcacccttggaagaaagttcgcattccggggaagcgtcctttcttccattcttgccacgtgtagtgacagttttaaaacccacttttttggaaggaagtagtgaattcagagattcacccttccttttgtttgttgttgataccatgtttaattaataaacgaaagaagacgtgaccttcgaaaggttttttcccaagacggtgtccaagaaggattaccaccgctagctttcgccaacgggtccaacgaaaaatcgaaggcacgggtccaaacaaggatcgtaaagggatcaatagtagagaaaatagtactgaaaagtactgtttaagtagcactgaaaagtaccgtttttaattttagcactgaaaagtactgtttttgtagcactgaaaagtactgttttattgctttaggtagtttttaagaaaacttccaagagcagagagaattcgtgtacgcacagcacgaaggtacgatgcgcactgcctagtatgcgatatgagttgtacaaaatatcagcctcaaataaatacttttgagttcctggtaatttttagaaatttaagtatcctcccatactgccataaaacgcacgcttggtattccatttactcaatgcctaattttgtcgaatgttacaaatatgcagttatgggtagAACGGTGCCAGTgtaaaaatatcgtactgataagtTGCCGTTATATTAACTTGATTTGAGACCCAACCTAACCtttcagtgatatccatattttttgccgtgaaatgcctaattaaGTTTCCCCCAAATcgaagcgactttttacggcgacagcgacaaacacaAACACCGACTGTATAGTCTacttcacggcgaaattctctctctttcgctcttcaacaaaacctgaaaacaacggtgccagtacctgtcaaatttgaccgttgttttcagatttcccataggagagaaagagaaacattttttgatgacgtcaccgtgcaaaaGGCCTAtccacaagacgtttcaaatcagctgatcgggaagctctttgacagttcttctatggagatGACAGTCCCGTGTTAGCACTGGTCCtctaccgatgtaaacaaaagcatAGAcagatctgtcacatgaaaaggcctatgggcGTTGATGATGCATGGTTTTTGGTTCCTGTGCATTGCAAGTTATCCTTAATAACGggtgttcaataaaaaatgagattttgTTCAGTCATATggtgaaaaagattttttttcaccaaatcagtatttttcattaaaaacgtaatgtttattcttcaaaaaaaaaacgtcaatgaATATTGGAGAAGGGTCTTTGATCCGCGTACGACGTAACTTTGTCGCGATGCTCTCACAAGAGCGCTGGACAGCACTGACGTCCATCATCCGAATACAATCGTGGTCAACTGCTTCGTATCTTTGGCCCACCAATTATTACACTAAGGCGCTGAGAGAGCCGAAAAAAAACCCTCAATGGGACGGCACTGCGGCAAGTTGGTCGGGTTCCTTTCTTTCGGCACGTACGGCGTTCCGTAAAACCATACAACACGTTCGCTGAGTGCTTGCTGTTTCGAACACTTCACCCATTCTAAGGGAGTCCAGAGAGCAATTCTCTTGTAGAGGAAAAAATGTACGCTCTTTACTTTAATTACAAAGAGGTATTCGAATTTTTACTGTCCAACCGTTAGTGCACTGgtggagataggcggggctataaatatcaacgagaaaatgtatgcagtttgacacttatgtacccaacatgtttctgggcgagaacaaagggaacaccagcgacattcGTACTCTATAGTTTTCACTCTCTATTTTTCAAATTCACTAAACAGGAGAAATAGTTGACAAATGTTTCTAATCTTcttttttaagctttctgtttGTGCACAAAGTCTAATTAAATACTGCATTGTTGTTGTAGGGGCCTTGACTGCTTTACTTGGCTACTGTAGCGTGCATCTCATgcagagttgcacaatatcagtCATATCTACTGATGGCTGATGTTcttaaactatcaatatcacactcgagctatcaatatcaaattgatttgacaaccaacagcagtgaagCGACACCGccctctagatcataatcactgcagaatgagcgatcccgtggtaattatccaagcTATTAATATTTTTCggtgaccaacaaatagttgGCATCCATCCACAGTACTGTCAAAAATACCGTATTGATAAGTTGTTGTTTTGTCAACTTAATTTAAGACCTCATTTAGCcttacagtgatatccatatTCTATCACCAGTGCACTGGTTATGGAACAaccagcatgatgttgatggtaTACAGAATGATATGAGTTGTCTCGCAGTCAGCCAGtcgaaatcagcaaattttcagcgagcaactctgatcTCATTATTTTTCCCAACTTTGTCTAACACAATTGTGTCATCCACCTGACAAATTGCGAATATTTTTGTATATAGCTCGATAAATTTTCTCTTTTCGTTTTGTTTTGCTGAAGATACTTCATGTAAA includes:
- the LOC5565757 gene encoding FERM domain-containing protein 5 isoform X2, with translation MFKSRSEGNVVYKCTVRLLEDLDVLECEFQPHHKGGFLLDYICEQLEITEKDYFGLRFVDTAKQRHWLDLAKTIIKQVKDVDPLVLSFRVKFYPADPCRLTGYGKVMLFQQLKRDLRHGRLYCSIGEAAALGALIVQDELGDFDPETHTGEYVSSLKIALRQTEQLEKKAMELHRKREPGQETAAVFDEFVGIARSLETYGIDPHPVKDHRGTQLYLGINFSGISTFAAGRRAQHFRWPEVHKINFEGKMFIIHLAYTDDRREVKKHTVGFKCPSGSACRYVWRCAIEQMLFFTLPTSQQAAVMSGGGFFSWGTKFKYSGRTEREILSESLNALRQQKLNNTSPSKRKAQSVPATPSSPQGDLAEIRYSSLPRSTMSEPLGGCNDHHMVSSVYCTDNPLPTLETVSEEARKTNGESNDHLSDYYFRDSFDHSSSESGFTSNVIENRLGSHLLHRQTYTSDNISSLAMHSMANNSALIQQQNASNSAKNVKKFSLIQAFVPSFFFVVVVLAVSAVYILESDSDMFSTMKNWPEMICLRYQYYQPLKEFLAKKFGAIF
- the LOC5565757 gene encoding FERM domain-containing protein 5 isoform X1, translating into MFKSRSEGNVVYKCTVRLLEDLDVLECEFQPHHKGGFLLDYICEQLEITEKDYFGLRFVDTAKQRHWLDLAKTIIKQVKDVDPLVLSFRVKFYPADPCRLTGYGKVMLFQQLKRDLRHGRLYCSIGEAAALGALIVQDELGDFDPETHTGEYVSSLKIALRQTEQLEKKAMELHRKREPGQETAAVFDEFVGIARSLETYGIDPHPVKDHRGTQLYLGINFSGISTFAAGRRAQHFRWPEVHKINFEGKMFIIHLAYTDDRREVKKHTVGFKCPSGSACRYVWRCAIEQMLFFTLPTSQQAAVMSGGGFFSWGTKFKYSGRTEREILSESLNALRQQKLNNTSPSKRKAQSVPATPSSPQGDLAEIRKSRYSSLPRSTMSEPLGGCNDHHMVSSVYCTDNPLPTLETVSEEARKTNGESNDHLSDYYFRDSFDHSSSESGFTSNVIENRLGSHLLHRQTYTSDNISSLAMHSMANNSALIQQQNASNSAKNVKKFSLIQAFVPSFFFVVVVLAVSAVYILESDSDMFSTMKNWPEMICLRYQYYQPLKEFLAKKFGAIF